From the Toxoplasma gondii ME49 chromosome VIIa, whole genome shotgun sequence genome, one window contains:
- a CDS encoding hypothetical protein (encoded by transcript TGME49_279540) has product MPLRCSFLQYAASSIVTFDCLLGFSGYRIASRKHSASNGHEYPNEAPLAPGFSVDTLAVQQARVCSATPPQSNDTTGGSHFEIDVNIYGVNVVSCVEVARGQRLRRPPETLKAHREKWSLKRTH; this is encoded by the exons ATGCCCCTGCGATGCAGTTTCCTGCAATACGCGGCTTCATCAATCGTCACTTTTGACTGCCTGCTTGGATTTTCAGGCTATCGCATTG CTAGCCGCAAACACTCCGCTAGTAATGGCCATGAGTATCCAAACGAAGCACCGTTAG CTCCTGGGTTTTCGGTTGATACGCTGGCGGTGCAGCAAGCGCGAGTGTGCTCGG CAACGCCCCCACAATCAAATGATACAACAGGTGGATCACACTTTGAAATTGACGTGAATATTTACG GTGTGAACGTTGTTTCCTGCGTGGAAGTAGCACGTGGACAACGACTGAGGAGACCGCCAGAGACATTGAAGGCCCACC GTGAAAAATGGAGTTTGAAAAGAACGCATTGA
- a CDS encoding hypothetical protein (encoded by transcript TGME49_279550~Predicted trans-membrane domain (TMHMM2.0):45-65:154-174:207-230): protein MPHLGCRLGSSVGASEDKKTATTCVHKRSPMRIPLRAIHKLRPHSTGLLISLYAFIALVALQSLVPGDSTATLSFGAEAMHASTGGLDTSLYVDDIEENESSASRTRSNPEDEDTNESILEGLNDGAAISKETKLHRRTSLGGTRIPSVRRNGKLGAIFFTTLVAAGAVAVALLNGEKFGSTIIGGRSLPTDARETKEPRAQRPKLKVALGLATVIAIGLLYYSNVSVAGGCGFVEAEF from the exons ATGCCGCATCTAGGTTGCCGGTTGGGCTCCTCTGTAGGAGCGAGCGAGGACAAGAAGACGGCGACTACTTGTGTCCACAAGAGAAGTCCGATGCGAATCCCTCTTCGCGCCATTCACAAATTGCGACCTCATTCCACCGGGCTCCTTATTTCTCTCTATGCCTTCATTGCTCTAGTAGCTCTTCAGTCTCTTGTGCCTGGCGACTCCACCGCAACGCTGTCCTTCGGGGCTGAGGCGATGCACGCATCTACTGGGGGGCTCGACACGTCTCTGTACGTTGACGACATCGAAGAAAATGAAAGTTCAGCCTCTCGGACCCGGAGTAAcccagaggacgaagacacCAACGAGAGTATATTAGAGGGGTTGAATGACGGCGCAGCGATCTCAAAGGAGACTAAACTGCATAGAAGGACGTCGTTGGGCGGAACCCGCATACCAAGTGTTCGTAGGAATGGCAAGCTCGGAGCGATATTCTTCACGACTCT GGTGGCAGCCGGTGCTGTTGCAGTCGCTCTGTTGAATGGGGAAAAATTCGGGTCGACGATAATAGGCGGCCGTTCACTGCCCACTGATGCCCGTGA AACAAAA GAACCCAGAGCGCAGCGGCCAAAGCTCAAA GTTGCCCTTGGACTCGCAACCGTTATCGCCATAGGACTACTC TACTACAGCAATGTAAGCGTTGCAGGTGGATGTGGATTTGTTGAAGCCGAGTTTTAG
- a CDS encoding hypothetical protein (encoded by transcript TGME49_280070), with protein MCRVHLLHVSSSSPPTPHRPPLMQTKPDPLETQRNSRPPDPSPPKRENQSHHDPRRRLQRHPTQDDAPRVTPDSPSEPVDQSSWPLRPRPPTSSDTSNTSHRCLPGPPTSTYLTTTSAFTPMCRVHSLHVSSTSPPTPHRPPLMQTKPDPLETQRNSRPPDPSVVRRALTDCSQRKNTKHSDESNRPQPCHHPRLPTYFRRIPQAATPLTAITRHRSVAGTPSPRQ; from the exons ATGTGCCGCGTCCACTTATTGcacgtctcctcctcctcgccgccAACTCCCCACAGACCACCCCTCATGCAAACCAAACCTGACCCACTAGAAACACAACGCAACAGCCGCCCACCAGATCCATCC CCGCCAAAACGCGAAAACCAGTCGCACCACGATCCCCGACGTCGACTCCAGCGACACCCTACTCAGGACGATGCCCCTCGTGTAACTCCCGATTCACCCTCCGAACCCGTCGACCAATCGTCGTGGCCACTCAGGCCACGTCCCCCGACATCCTCAGACACGAGTAACACATCGCACCGCTGCCTCCC TGGCCCCCCGACCTCCACATACCTCACGACCACATCTGCCTTCACTCCCATGTGCCGCGTCCATTCTCTGCACGTCTCCTCCACCTCGCCGCCAACTCCCCACAGACCACCCCTCATGCAAACCAAACCTGACCCACTAGAAACACAACGCAACAGCCGCCCACCAGATCCATCCGTCGTCCGCAGGGCACTCACCGACTGttcacaaagaaaaaacaccaAACACAGTGACGAGTCAAATCGTCCTCAACCCTGTCACCACCCACGCCTTCCCACGTACTTCCGACGCATTCCGCAAGCCGCGACCCCCCTCACCGCCATCACGCGACACCGGTCTGTGGCCGGGACACCGTCGCCCCGGCAGTAG
- a CDS encoding hypothetical protein (encoded by transcript TGME49_281040), which yields MLHYSPVFCAGTIQLVLRTVGLLSIKQGEYEEQSDCRDRRRGKIRRGVPKADPGKNPNVVADSIGIHGTPGRVAESGSTTAAMTDPKGGIGDNPAAADSGGEAILRQMRVAVEGEPRFRGWGCSALCNCVFR from the coding sequence ATGCTGCACTACAGTCCAGTGTTTTGCGCCGGGACGATTCAGTTGGTACTGAGGACGGTGGGCCTCCTGTCGATCAAGCAAGGCGAATACGAGGAACAAAGTGACTGCCGTGAccggcgacgaggaaagatTAGAAGGGGCGTCCCGAAGGCCGACCCAGGAAAGAATCCGAATGTGGTGGCAGACAGTATCGGGATTCACGGCACACCAGGGAGGGTCGCTGAGTCCGGGTCGACAACTGCAGCAATGACGGATCCAAAAGGGGGCATCGGCGATAACCCAGCTGCTGCCGACTCAGGCGGTGAGGCGATATTGAGACAAATGCGTGTGGCTGTTGAGGGTGAACCGCGGTTCCGTGGATGGGGATGCAGCGCACTGTGTAACTGTGTGTTTAGGTGA